The following proteins are co-located in the Spinactinospora alkalitolerans genome:
- a CDS encoding FAD-dependent monooxygenase: protein MAQPHAVVIGGGIGGLSAGVALRRKGWAVTVCERAPALDPAGAGIGMAPNALRALDVLGIGDDVRALGASRYEGAVRRKDGRSLLRVSASDMRRRFGDAIALLLRSELVDVLLGRLPGDALHTATTVTSVEPGDTRRLARVGTDTGELTADLVVAADGVRSTVRPTLFLEHPGHVYAGFTSWRVVVPSPEPPVLFGESWGRGGVVGVLPLGNGRLYCYATANGPAGETAKDEKAELLARLADWHDPIPRLFEAAPPEEVLRTDIWHVDTPLPAYHKGRVALLGDAAHAMTPNLGQGACQAIEDAVVLAHHVNESTAYLPTALQSYTDARLPRTTGIVQKSAQLAEAVQSESPLLTTLRDTGAGILGRLAPRLMSQYLQIQDWHPPAEQAARA from the coding sequence ATGGCCCAGCCCCATGCCGTCGTGATCGGAGGCGGCATCGGCGGACTGTCCGCCGGCGTCGCCCTGCGTCGCAAGGGGTGGGCCGTGACCGTCTGCGAGCGTGCGCCCGCCCTGGATCCCGCCGGGGCGGGCATCGGCATGGCCCCCAACGCCCTGCGCGCCCTGGACGTGCTCGGCATCGGCGACGACGTCCGCGCGCTGGGCGCCTCCCGGTACGAGGGGGCCGTCCGCCGCAAGGACGGCCGCAGCCTGCTGCGCGTCAGCGCCTCCGACATGCGCAGGCGGTTCGGCGACGCCATCGCCCTCCTGCTCCGCTCGGAACTGGTCGACGTCCTGCTCGGCCGGCTGCCCGGGGACGCGCTGCACACCGCGACCACCGTCACCAGCGTCGAGCCGGGCGACACCCGCCGACTGGCCCGGGTCGGCACCGACACGGGCGAGCTCACCGCCGACCTCGTGGTCGCGGCCGACGGCGTCCGCTCGACCGTCCGGCCGACCCTGTTCCTGGAGCACCCGGGCCACGTCTACGCCGGGTTCACCAGTTGGCGCGTCGTGGTGCCCAGCCCCGAGCCGCCGGTCCTGTTCGGCGAGAGCTGGGGGCGCGGCGGGGTCGTCGGCGTGCTCCCGCTGGGCAACGGGCGGCTCTACTGCTACGCCACCGCCAACGGGCCGGCGGGGGAGACGGCGAAGGACGAGAAGGCCGAACTGCTCGCCCGCCTGGCCGACTGGCACGACCCGATCCCGCGGCTGTTCGAGGCCGCGCCGCCGGAGGAGGTGCTGCGCACCGACATCTGGCACGTCGACACCCCGTTGCCCGCCTACCACAAGGGCAGAGTCGCCCTCCTGGGCGACGCCGCGCACGCCATGACCCCCAATCTCGGCCAGGGCGCATGCCAGGCCATCGAGGACGCCGTGGTCCTGGCGCACCACGTCAACGAGTCCACGGCCTACCTGCCGACCGCGCTGCAGTCCTACACCGACGCCCGGCTGCCCCGCACCACCGGGATCGTGCAGAAGTCCGCGCAGCTCGCCGAGGCCGTGCAGAGCGAGTCCCCGCTGCTCACCACGTTGCGCGACACCGGGGCGGGCATCCTGGGCCGCCTCGCGCCCCGGCTGATGTCGCAGTACCTGCAGATCCAGGACTGGCACCCGCCGGCGGAACAGGCGGCGCGGGCCTGA
- the aztA gene encoding zinc ABC transporter ATP-binding protein AztA — protein MEQRDETAITLHGLFAGYGRGTVLHGITARVPRSGVTAVVGPNGSGKSTLLSVAAGVVAPTGGSVRRSHARRPAVVVQRSAVSDALPITVEETVAMGRWAHRGPWRRLTKRDHRIVMECMAHLGVLDLAPRRLGELSGGQRQRALVAQGLAQESDLLLLDEPTTGLDAEARERISAVLDRAGADGTTVVQATHDLEAAMRADHCLLLAEGRLAAQGAPASVLTPAALAGIWGLPRLR, from the coding sequence ATGGAGCAGCGAGATGAGACGGCGATCACCCTGCACGGGCTCTTCGCCGGGTACGGGCGCGGGACGGTCCTGCACGGGATCACGGCCCGCGTCCCCCGTTCCGGCGTGACCGCCGTGGTGGGGCCCAACGGGTCGGGGAAGTCGACGCTGCTGAGCGTGGCCGCCGGCGTCGTCGCCCCGACGGGCGGATCGGTGCGGCGCTCGCACGCCCGCCGCCCGGCCGTCGTGGTGCAGCGCAGCGCCGTCTCCGACGCCCTGCCCATCACCGTCGAGGAGACCGTGGCCATGGGCCGCTGGGCGCACCGCGGCCCGTGGCGGCGGCTGACGAAGCGGGACCACCGGATCGTCATGGAGTGCATGGCGCACCTGGGCGTCCTCGACCTCGCGCCCCGGCGGCTGGGCGAGCTCTCCGGCGGGCAGCGCCAGCGCGCCCTCGTCGCCCAGGGCCTGGCGCAGGAGTCGGATCTGCTGCTGCTCGACGAACCGACCACCGGACTCGACGCCGAGGCGCGCGAGCGCATCTCCGCCGTCCTCGACCGGGCCGGGGCCGACGGCACCACGGTGGTCCAGGCGACGCACGACCTCGAAGCGGCCATGCGCGCCGATCACTGCCTGCTCCTCGCCGAAGGCCGCCTCGCCGCGCAGGGCGCCCCCGCCTCGGTGCTCACCCCCGCGGCGCTGGCTGGGATCTGGGGGCTCCCGCGGCTCCGCTGA
- the aztB gene encoding zinc ABC transporter permease AztB, whose protein sequence is MEWLSDPFGVSFVQRALWGGILVSLICALAGTWVVLRGMAFLGDAMSHGMLPGVALASLLGGNLLLGAALSAGAMALGVTALARSPRLSQDTVIGLLFVGMLSLGVIIVSHSQSFAVDLTGLLFGDVLAVRPRDLLHLAVALAVAAPAALLGHRSFTALAFDRRKAHTLGLRPRWAHALLLGLITLAIVASFRVVGTLLVFGLLIAPPAAMALWARRIPAIMLGAALLGSASTAFGLLVSWHLGTAAGATIAATAVALFFLSALADRARRRRPRPGPPTAVETTDKEFEHSS, encoded by the coding sequence ATGGAGTGGTTGTCCGATCCCTTCGGGGTCTCCTTCGTGCAGCGGGCGCTGTGGGGCGGGATCCTCGTCTCACTGATCTGCGCCCTGGCCGGGACCTGGGTGGTGCTGCGCGGCATGGCGTTCCTGGGCGACGCGATGTCGCACGGGATGCTCCCCGGCGTCGCGCTGGCCTCGCTGCTCGGCGGCAATCTGCTCCTCGGCGCCGCGCTCAGCGCGGGCGCGATGGCCCTCGGGGTCACGGCGCTCGCCCGCTCGCCCCGGTTGTCGCAGGACACGGTCATCGGCCTGCTCTTCGTCGGGATGCTCTCCCTGGGCGTGATCATCGTGTCGCACTCGCAGTCCTTCGCCGTCGACCTGACCGGCCTCCTCTTCGGCGACGTCCTCGCGGTGCGCCCGCGCGACCTGCTCCACCTGGCCGTCGCGCTGGCCGTGGCGGCCCCCGCCGCGCTGCTGGGCCACCGCTCCTTCACGGCCCTGGCGTTCGACCGGCGCAAGGCGCACACCCTGGGACTGCGGCCCCGATGGGCCCACGCGCTGCTGCTCGGGCTCATCACGCTCGCCATCGTCGCCTCGTTCCGCGTCGTCGGCACCCTCCTCGTCTTCGGGCTGCTCATCGCGCCGCCCGCGGCGATGGCGCTGTGGGCCCGGCGGATCCCGGCGATCATGCTCGGCGCCGCGCTGCTGGGCAGCGCTTCGACCGCGTTCGGCCTGCTCGTGTCGTGGCACCTGGGAACAGCGGCGGGCGCGACGATCGCCGCCACCGCCGTGGCGCTGTTCTTCCTCTCCGCACTGGCGGACCGCGCCCGGCGCCGACGGCCGCGCCCCGGCCCGCCGACCGCCGTCGAAACCACGGACAAGGAGTTCGAGCACTCATCATGA
- the aztC gene encoding zinc ABC transporter substrate-binding protein AztC codes for MAKQDARRPRRSAAALAAIGLALLVPLAGCSAVGEDRSGVVVTTNILGDVTRAVIGDEAEVTVLMKPNADPHSFGVSARQAARIENAELVVYNGLGLEEGVLRNVGAAQEAGVPTLAAGEAADPVDYAEGETAGQPDPHFWTDPVRMGAVVDLIAERTIDEVGGVDAEAVRANAAAYRGELAELDAWMTERFADIAPERRSLVTNHHVFGYFAQRYGFEVVGTVIPSGTTLASPSASDLESLADAVREAGVPAVFADSSQPDRLARAMAEETGLEIEVVALFSESLTGEEGGAPTYLQMMRANTEAVVGGLAEE; via the coding sequence ATGGCGAAACAGGACGCGCGCCGGCCGCGCCGCTCCGCCGCGGCCCTCGCGGCGATCGGCCTCGCGCTGCTCGTCCCGCTGGCGGGGTGCTCGGCCGTCGGGGAGGACCGCTCCGGCGTGGTCGTCACCACCAACATCCTCGGCGACGTCACCCGCGCCGTCATCGGCGACGAGGCCGAGGTGACCGTGCTGATGAAGCCGAACGCCGACCCGCACTCCTTCGGCGTCTCGGCCAGGCAGGCCGCCCGGATCGAAAACGCCGAGCTGGTCGTCTACAACGGCCTCGGCCTCGAAGAAGGCGTGCTGCGCAACGTCGGGGCGGCGCAGGAGGCCGGGGTGCCGACCCTCGCCGCGGGCGAGGCGGCCGACCCCGTCGACTACGCCGAGGGGGAGACCGCCGGGCAGCCCGACCCCCACTTCTGGACCGACCCGGTCCGGATGGGCGCGGTCGTCGACCTGATCGCCGAGAGGACGATCGACGAGGTCGGCGGCGTCGACGCCGAGGCGGTCCGCGCCAACGCCGCGGCCTACCGCGGCGAGCTCGCCGAACTCGACGCGTGGATGACCGAGCGCTTCGCGGACATCGCGCCGGAGCGGCGCAGCCTGGTGACCAACCACCACGTCTTCGGCTACTTCGCACAGCGCTACGGATTCGAGGTCGTCGGCACCGTGATCCCCAGCGGTACGACGCTCGCCTCGCCCAGCGCCTCCGACCTGGAGTCGCTCGCCGACGCGGTCCGCGAGGCCGGGGTGCCGGCGGTCTTCGCCGACTCCTCCCAACCCGACCGCCTCGCCCGCGCCATGGCCGAGGAGACCGGCCTGGAGATCGAGGTCGTCGCCCTGTTCTCGGAGTCCCTGACCGGGGAAGAGGGCGGCGCCCCCACCTACCTGCAGATGATGCGGGCCAACACCGAGGCCGTCGTCGGCGGCCTCGCCGAGGAGTGA
- the aztD gene encoding zinc metallochaperone AztD — protein MQLRTLTGRAAALPALITAGLVLSACGQAGSEPAGEGASRSPAVAAPLVATYDGGLLVIDGETLDVAADIPLDGFNRVNPAGDGRHVLVSTSTGFRVLDAAAPELTDTEFEGAEPGHVVRHAGKTVLFSDGTGEVTVFDPQDLGDGLPEGETFTTDHPHHGVAVELDNGELVVTLGDEEERPGIQVLDADREETARSEECPGVHGEATAQGEAVVIGCEDGVLIYKDGEITKVDSPDDYGRIGNQAGSEESAIVLGDYKKDPEAELERPEQVSLIDTGTGELSLVDIGAGYSFRSLARGPHGEALVLGTDGRIHVIDPGSAEVERTVPVLDEWEEPLEWQQPRPTIFVRGDTAYVTDPGANELHAVDIESGEETATAELPGTPNELTGV, from the coding sequence GTGCAACTCCGAACGCTCACCGGCAGGGCGGCGGCACTGCCCGCCCTGATCACGGCGGGACTCGTCCTGAGCGCCTGCGGCCAGGCGGGCTCCGAACCCGCAGGGGAGGGCGCTTCGCGGTCCCCCGCGGTCGCGGCCCCCCTCGTCGCCACCTACGACGGCGGCCTCCTCGTCATCGACGGCGAGACCCTCGACGTCGCCGCCGACATCCCCCTCGACGGGTTCAACCGGGTCAACCCGGCAGGCGACGGCCGCCACGTCCTGGTCTCCACCTCGACCGGGTTCCGCGTGCTCGACGCCGCGGCCCCCGAGCTGACCGACACCGAGTTCGAAGGGGCCGAGCCCGGCCACGTCGTCCGGCACGCCGGCAAGACCGTGCTCTTCTCCGACGGAACCGGGGAGGTCACCGTGTTCGACCCGCAGGACCTCGGCGACGGCCTGCCCGAGGGCGAGACCTTCACCACCGACCACCCCCACCACGGCGTCGCCGTCGAACTCGACAACGGCGAACTGGTCGTCACACTGGGCGACGAGGAGGAGCGCCCCGGGATCCAGGTGCTCGACGCCGACCGCGAGGAGACCGCCCGCAGCGAGGAGTGCCCCGGCGTGCACGGGGAGGCCACCGCCCAGGGCGAGGCCGTCGTGATCGGCTGCGAGGACGGCGTCCTGATCTACAAGGACGGCGAGATCACCAAGGTCGACAGCCCCGACGACTACGGCCGTATCGGCAACCAGGCCGGCTCCGAGGAGTCGGCGATCGTCCTCGGCGACTACAAGAAGGACCCCGAGGCCGAACTCGAACGGCCCGAGCAGGTCTCCCTCATCGACACCGGGACCGGCGAGCTGAGCCTGGTCGACATCGGCGCCGGCTACAGTTTCCGCTCGCTGGCGCGCGGACCGCACGGCGAGGCCCTCGTCCTGGGAACGGACGGCCGGATCCACGTGATCGACCCCGGCAGCGCCGAGGTCGAAAGGACCGTCCCGGTCCTGGACGAATGGGAGGAGCCGCTGGAGTGGCAGCAGCCCCGCCCCACGATCTTCGTGCGCGGCGACACGGCCTATGTGACCGACCCGGGCGCGAACGAGCTGCACGCCGTCGACATCGAGTCGGGGGAGGAGACGGCGACGGCGGAACTGCCCGGCACCCCCAACGAGCTCACCGGGGTCTGA
- a CDS encoding succinate dehydrogenase/fumarate reductase iron-sulfur subunit, translating to MTKATFNIWRGDGGAGELVEYTVEVNEGEVVLDVLHRLQATQAPDLAVRWNCKAGKCGSCSMEINGRPRLSCMTRMNTFEPDEVITVTPMRTFPVIRDLVCDVSYNYEKARQIPSFTPDPGTEPGDFRMQQSDVQRMQEFRKCIECFLCNDVCHVIRDHEENKEHFSGPRYLMRVAELEMHPEDTADRRVIAQDEFGLGYCNITKCCTEVCPENIKITDNSLIPLKERVADRKYDPLVWLGEKIGVRKGLRKDTPVVPNTKPPASSGPA from the coding sequence ATGACCAAGGCGACGTTCAACATCTGGCGCGGCGACGGCGGCGCCGGCGAACTGGTCGAGTACACGGTCGAGGTGAACGAGGGCGAGGTCGTCCTGGACGTCCTGCACCGGCTGCAGGCCACCCAGGCCCCGGACCTGGCGGTGCGGTGGAACTGCAAGGCCGGCAAGTGCGGGTCGTGCTCGATGGAGATCAACGGCCGGCCGCGGCTGTCGTGCATGACCCGGATGAACACCTTCGAGCCCGACGAGGTCATCACGGTCACGCCGATGCGGACCTTCCCCGTCATCCGGGACCTGGTCTGCGACGTCTCCTACAACTACGAGAAGGCGCGGCAGATCCCCTCGTTCACTCCCGATCCCGGCACGGAGCCGGGCGACTTCCGCATGCAGCAGTCCGACGTGCAGCGCATGCAGGAGTTCCGCAAGTGCATCGAGTGCTTCCTGTGCAACGACGTCTGCCACGTGATCCGCGACCACGAGGAGAACAAGGAGCACTTCTCCGGGCCGCGGTACCTGATGCGCGTGGCCGAGCTGGAGATGCACCCCGAGGACACCGCCGACCGCCGGGTGATCGCCCAGGACGAGTTCGGGCTGGGCTACTGCAACATCACCAAGTGCTGCACGGAGGTCTGCCCCGAGAACATCAAGATCACCGACAACTCGCTGATCCCGCTGAAGGAGCGGGTGGCCGACCGCAAGTACGATCCCCTGGTCTGGCTCGGCGAGAAGATCGGCGTGCGCAAGGGCCTGCGCAAGGACACCCCCGTCGTCCCCAACACCAAACCGCCCGCCTCGAGCGGCCCGGCCTGA
- a CDS encoding fumarate reductase/succinate dehydrogenase flavoprotein subunit, translating to MAEIARHSYDVVVIGAGGAGLRAAIEARQQGRKTAVISKSLFGKAHTVMAEGGAAAALANVNARDSWQVHFRDTMRGGKFLNNPRMAELHAREAPERILELEYWGALFDRTKDGRISQRNFGGHEYPRLAHVGDRTGLELIRTLQQRVVQLQQIDAAELGDPEAMIKVYAETTVTELVKDDGRIAGAFGYVRDTGDFVLFEAPAVILATGGIGKSFKVTSNSWEYTGDGHALALRAGATLLNMEFVQFHPTGMVWPPSVKGILVTESVRGDGGVLRNSEGKRFMFDYVPDVFRSQYAESEEEADGWYTDPENHRRPPELLPRDEVARAINTEVKEGRGSPHGGVFLDVSSRMPAEEIMRRLPSMQHQFKELADVDITAEPMEVGPTCHYVMGGVEVDPDSGAVGGGVAGLFAAGEVSGGMHGSNRLGGNSLSDLLVFGRRCGMGAAAYLDELGGDRPVVSEEALAGATRAAEAPLRRETGESPYDLHQEIQQTMNDLVGIIRRGPEIEQAIEALDKLKERVAGVRAEGGRAYNPGWHLAQDLRNMLVVSEAVARSALEREESRGGHTRDDFPSMSARWRRVNLVTRLADGGVTVRHQELDVLRPDLLALFDREELAKYFTEAELPEAEGAEEGGDE from the coding sequence TTGGCTGAGATAGCACGTCACTCCTACGACGTGGTGGTGATCGGAGCCGGAGGCGCCGGTCTGCGCGCCGCCATCGAGGCGCGCCAGCAGGGCAGGAAGACCGCGGTCATCTCCAAGTCCCTGTTCGGCAAGGCGCACACGGTCATGGCCGAGGGCGGTGCGGCGGCCGCGCTGGCCAACGTCAACGCGCGCGACAGTTGGCAGGTCCACTTCCGCGACACCATGCGCGGCGGCAAGTTCCTCAACAACCCTCGCATGGCGGAGCTGCACGCCAGGGAGGCGCCCGAGCGGATCCTGGAGCTGGAGTACTGGGGCGCGCTGTTCGACCGCACCAAGGACGGTCGGATCAGCCAGCGCAACTTCGGCGGGCACGAGTACCCGCGACTCGCCCACGTCGGCGACCGCACCGGCCTGGAGCTCATCCGCACCCTCCAGCAGCGGGTGGTCCAGCTCCAGCAGATCGACGCGGCCGAGCTCGGCGACCCCGAGGCGATGATCAAGGTCTACGCCGAGACCACCGTGACCGAACTGGTCAAGGACGACGGGCGCATCGCCGGCGCGTTCGGCTACGTCCGCGACACCGGCGACTTCGTGCTGTTCGAGGCCCCCGCGGTGATCCTGGCGACCGGCGGCATCGGCAAGTCGTTCAAGGTCACCTCCAACTCCTGGGAGTACACCGGCGACGGCCACGCGCTGGCGCTGCGGGCGGGGGCGACGCTGCTGAACATGGAGTTCGTGCAGTTCCACCCCACGGGCATGGTCTGGCCGCCGTCGGTGAAGGGCATCCTGGTCACCGAGTCGGTGCGCGGCGACGGCGGCGTGCTGCGCAACTCCGAGGGCAAGCGGTTCATGTTCGACTACGTGCCCGACGTCTTCCGGTCCCAGTACGCCGAGAGCGAGGAGGAGGCCGACGGCTGGTACACCGATCCCGAGAACCACCGCCGCCCGCCCGAGCTGCTGCCCCGCGACGAGGTGGCGCGCGCCATCAACACCGAGGTCAAGGAGGGGCGCGGCTCGCCGCACGGCGGGGTGTTCCTTGATGTCTCCAGCCGGATGCCGGCCGAGGAGATCATGCGGCGGCTGCCGTCGATGCAGCACCAGTTCAAGGAGCTGGCCGACGTCGACATCACCGCCGAGCCGATGGAGGTGGGTCCCACCTGCCACTACGTGATGGGCGGGGTCGAGGTCGACCCCGACAGCGGTGCGGTCGGCGGCGGCGTCGCCGGCCTGTTCGCCGCCGGGGAGGTCTCGGGCGGGATGCACGGGTCCAACCGGCTGGGCGGCAACTCGCTGTCGGACCTGCTGGTGTTCGGTCGGCGCTGCGGCATGGGCGCCGCGGCCTACCTCGACGAGCTGGGCGGGGACCGGCCCGTGGTCTCCGAGGAGGCCCTGGCCGGAGCGACCCGCGCGGCCGAGGCTCCACTGCGGCGCGAGACCGGTGAGAGCCCCTACGACCTGCACCAGGAGATCCAGCAGACGATGAACGACCTCGTCGGGATCATCCGCAGGGGGCCGGAGATCGAGCAGGCGATCGAGGCCCTGGACAAGCTCAAGGAGCGGGTGGCCGGCGTGCGCGCCGAGGGCGGCCGAGCCTACAACCCCGGCTGGCACCTGGCGCAGGACCTGCGCAACATGCTGGTGGTCTCCGAGGCCGTGGCCCGCTCGGCGCTGGAGCGGGAGGAGTCCCGGGGCGGGCACACCCGCGACGACTTCCCGTCGATGTCGGCGCGGTGGCGCCGGGTCAACCTGGTCACCCGGCTGGCCGACGGCGGCGTCACGGTGCGCCATCAGGAGCTGGACGTGCTCCGGCCCGATCTGCTCGCGCTGTTCGACCGCGAGGAGCTGGCGAAGTACTTCACCGAGGCCGAGCTCCCCGAGGCCGAGGGCGCGGAAGAAGGAGGCGACGAATGA